The Faecalibacter bovis genome includes the window TTCATGGAACAAGCTGTTGAAGCTGGTGACATTTTCCGTATGTGTCAAACAAAAGATGCTCCAATTAAAGACTGGGTTAAATTAGCTGTAACTCGTGCTCGTTTATCTTCTACTCCAGCTATTTTCTGGTTAGACGAAAACCGTGCGCACGATAGAGAAATGATCGCTAAAGTAAACAAATACTTACCAGAATTTGATACGACAGGTTTAGATATCCGTATCTTAAACCCAGTTGATGCTACTAAATTAACTTTAGACAGAATCCGTCAAGGTTTAGATACGATTTCTGTTACAGGTAACGTATTACGTGACTACTTAACAGATTTATTCCCAATTTTAGAAGTTGGTACTTCTGCGAAAATGTTATCTATCGTTCCATTAATGAACGGAGGTGGATTATTCGAAACTGGTGCGGGTGGATCTGCTCCTAAACACATCGAGCAATTCAAAGAAGAAGGTTACTTACGTTGGGATTCATTAGGTGAATTCTTAGCATTACAAGCTTCTTTAGAGCACGTAGCTCAAACTCAAGGAAACGCAAAAGCGCAAGTTTTAGCTGATACTTTAGATGAGGCGAACGATAAATTCTTAGACACAGATAAATCTCCAGGTCGTAAATTAGGAACTATCGATAACCGTGGTTCTCACTTCTACTTAGCAATGTACTGGGCACAAGCATTAGCTGCTCAAACAAAAGATGCTGAGTTAGCTGCTAAATTTGCTCCAGTTGCTGAAGCAATGACAGCTCAAGAAGAAACTATCAACGCTGAGTTAATCGGTTCTCAAGGAACTGCACAAGAAATCAAAGGTTACTACCAACCAGATTTCGCTGCTACATCTGCAGCAATGCGTCCTTCTGCAACTTTAAATGCAATCGTAGATGCGATCTAATTTTTAAACTAGATTCTAAATATAAAACCTCGCTCATTGAGCGAGGTTTTTTTTATTTTCTATCTACACCTTGAGATTGCATTTGTTTATACTTCTCATCTATCTTACGATAATAATCATTGATAAATTCTTTAAACTCTACATTAGTCATTCTAATTCCTTTCGAAGGTTCTTTAATAGATAATTTAGAATCTAATTTTATTGTTTCTAATTTAACCGTTGAATAAGTTGATGGTTTATCCGTAAAAACAGATTTCACTTCTACTATTAAACCTGGTAAATTAGAATAGCCATTAGGTCCACATTTCGTCTTAATCTCTTTTGTAAACCAAGCTTCTATCGTATATGGCTCTTTTAATAATGTTGCTTTATAAGACTTAAATCCATTAATCAATTTAGATTCTTTTGTAATAACCCAATCTTCCTTATTTACATCATCAGAAACTAAGTAGAACTTACCATCAACATTTTTTGTTATTAATTTCTTATTTAATTCTAAATTCAGATAAGTTTCAACATCAGTAACATTCCCATCGATATAATCAATTATAGTTGAATTATTTTGAGAATTATCAATACGCTGAACCTCTTTACTTAAACATTGATTTTTATCTACTAAAAGTTCAAAAAATTTAGGTTTAGAAAACGCCTCTTCTAATTTCTTAGCTTTTTCTGGTGTTGTATTCGTTACCGACACAAAATTTCTTACCTTATATTCTGCTTTAAATTTTTCTTGACTAAAACTAATAATTGGCAAAAGAAATAATAGATTGAAATATTTCATAGTAATGTTTTAATAAATATATATATTTAATTCAGGAACGCATTTAATGAAAAGCTGAAATAAATTCAGCTTGACAAAAAATTCAGCATTACACTAAAACCTTGCTTGTAATTGTACACTTCCCGTATGAATTGCTTTATTTTCTTCAGTTTTACGACCATCGTATGAAATATTCAATTGTAAAAAAGAATTGATTTGACGTTGCACTTGTAGTTGCCAAACCATATTATTTCCGGCACGTAAACCTTCCATCATTTGGTTTCCAACAACCGAATCTCCATTACCTGTAAATGAATTTTTAATAAAAGAAAAACTTCCCAATAAACTCATTTTAGAAATTTCGTTCCATTGCAATTCAGTTCCTAAATCCGATTGGTTTAATTCTTCAATTCCAATTTTATTCAACTTATTTTGATAGGAATAAAATACCGAAGCTGAAAAACTTTTCCCATGTTGATACGTTAATTTGGGATGAATTTTGAAATTTTCTAACTCAAATCGGCGTGAAGAGAACACATCTGAATAGTTTTTTACCTTTCCAATTTCAAACTCATTCTGTATCGAGAACGAAGGTTTGATGTTATATTTCACTAAAAAAGTATTCGTCTGCATTTCGCGTGCTTCAGCGCCCGTATATACATAAGTTTGATTCGCTTGTTGGTTGAACGTGTACGTCGCTAACCATTTGTAATTGGCGCCTTGATTAAAGTAAACAATCGAACGAATGTTTCTTGATTTCCCTATGATTAAATCGGAATTTGTAAAAGGATTCCACTCTAAAGTTTCATCTTCTTTTCGTAAGGAATTAGTTGCTGAAATAACTTGTTGAAAAGACCAACGTGCTAAGAATTTATTTTGAGATTGAAAAATTTGCTGTGGACGAATTCGCATCGAAAAATTGAATTCGTTTTTATTCGTTTTCAAATACTCAATTGTGTTGGTATACACACGGATATAATTGGCTTGATCTATAAATTCAGCTGCTTCAAATTCGTCTAACTGTTCAATTCCATCTCCATTATAATCTGTCCATTTATAAACCCCCATTCCGTCAGCTACTTTTACATATTGGAACTCACGCTGAGGTTCTACACCACTGCCTAAACCATAATCTAAATTAACTGTTAACCCTTGATGAAAAAGAGCTTTGTACCATTTTACATTTCCGACCATAAACGCTTCATTAGGCGAATTTTCGTAGTCGTAATTAACTTTTCTGTAATGAAAATTTAAACCTAATTGATGATCAGCTTTCTGAATTAATTGTGAATTTAAAATAATCCCTTGGCTATTTTGCATTCGAACCCAATTATTCAATCGGATTGAATCGTCTTTACGAGTATACAATGTTACATCGATTTTACGACCAATCGAATCGGCCCAACCTCCTTTGATTTGAAATTCATTAAACTTAAAACTTAATGGTGATTTGGACTGAGTCTGATGCAAATCAACTTCATTGTTTTCGCCATAGATTCGCGTACCTAACCAAAATTTATTTTTCTTACCAATTTTACGTTGTCCCTCTAAATCATAGCGTAAAAAATTAGAATTTTTATCTGTTGCTTCACTTGATAAGTGATTAATATTTGCTTTCCAATTATCCTTTTCCGTTACGAAGTTTGAAGTAAATTCATTTTTGTAACCTTTATAATAATCTTTAAAATCTAAATATTGTAAACGATAAGAAGCGTTAAATTTTTCATTCCAATCTGAATCAAAACCAACTTTCGCCCATAATTGACGAAGATTTAAAAATTCATTTTCGACATTAAAATCTCGTGCAAATTCGATGTCACGAACACCTTCAACTGTAAAATAATTTTGACTCATCATATCAATTTCAGCTAAAGGAGAAATCTTCCAATTATTGAATTTAAAATTTTTCTGAGCTAAAATTCTACCAGCAAAACCAATATTTTCATCATCATCAATTGAAGAAAACAGGTTAAAATCGTTGTTACTTAAACCTCCATCAAACTGTACAAATCCAGCATTATTTTTAAAATCATAACGCGAATTAACCGTGTAAACTTGTGATTTTTTTGGTGGAATTAATCGTCGAATCGGTTCGTAATCTCCTTGTGGAATTCCAGCAATTGGTTCTACAAATTCAAAAACTTTTCCGTTTTGGGTAGCATTAATCGAGCGATAATTCCCTTGATTATTCCCCATATAGGTAAAAGTTACTTGATATAATTCATCGTCAGGATTAGTTGAATATTCGAAAATTTGGGTTCCGTTTTGATCTAATTTTCGATATAAAATTTTATTAGAATCATATTCGGAAAGAATTGCAGAAACTGAATACATTCTATCTGTATCATTTCCAGCATCAGCTAATATTTGCTTATCGCCATCAGATAATTCGGTTCCTAAACTATTATTTTTTGCATCTGATTTTGAATAAAAATGACCTGCAATTTTAAAACGTTCGCTCGTATGACAAAGACCACCATAAAGAAATAATTGCGAGTAATTTCGGCTATTATACAGATATTCAACGTGAATACGAGTATTGGATGTGATTAATCTATTGGTAGTAAAAGTGATCTCACCCGTATTGTAATTTATTACATAATCATTGGTTTCGCCACGAGTTAATTGTACGCCATCGATATAAACTTTTTCAGTTCCTGAAAGTATGATTACAAACAATTCGTTATTCTGCCCCGCTAAACGATAAGGCCCTTGATTACCGTCTTGTCCAATCATATCAATTTCTGCAAATTCACCTCGAGTAACACTTCCAGTTACAAAAGCATTTGTGCCATAAACTTCGTTGGTTTCAGAATTAATTTTGGTTTCACCAATTTGTGTAGAAAGTTGTAGTCCTGTAACTTTTTGTTGAAAATTATTGAAATGATCATCTTCCTGAAAAATATCAATATGACCAGCTCTAACCTTAGATTTTTTATTCGCTATCTCGATAAAAACTTTATCAAAATCTTGTAATTTTTGAGTATAACCATCCGTTTCAATCGGTACATTATTATCTGATATTGCAGCTTTAATCGTTAAATCATCAGAAAGATTTCCGCTTAACTCCAAATCCAATGAAGACTGAACTGAACCGCTTTGATTGTTTCCGAAACGAATTCCACGCACCAAAGATCCTTTACTACTTAAACCTTTAAAAAAATCTGTTTTTTGAAAGGATTGTGAAGGATTAATTTGATGAAATTCGTCTACTTTTTGATTATTAAAAACAATAAGAGATGAATCTCGTTTTGAAATGATTGACTTTGCTAATTGTGGATTGATGTAATAAGTAATCTTAACATTAATTCCTTTATAAATAGGATGAATATAGATTTCATTTCGAGTAAAATCGACAGAATAATTTGCTTTAGAAATTACATGACCTTGTTCATCAAAAATCTGGAATTTTTCATTTAAAATTCCAAAATTGTTAAGCTTTATAGTATCCGAAACAATGTGATTTTCTTGTCTGAAGTTAGGATTTTGCCAACCAATTTCTTGTGCTTGCAGATTTACAAACATCAAAAGAAAAAGAATTAAATATGTAAGTCGGTTGGTCACAAATAATTTTAGTGCAAATTAATATAAATTAAACGCACTGAAATCAGTTTAATTTTGATAATTTAAAATTTCTTTCATTTTATTAACTAATCCTTCCGAAGAAGTATCAGTAACCAAAGCCATAGCATTACCTTTACCGTAAGGTTTATATTTTTCTGTATTTCCAGATTTGAATAACCCAAGATTACGCGTAGATGTTGCACAACCTAAATGCATCATACCTGAATCTGCAGCAACTAAAAGTTCGCAATTATCCATTACTGAAGCAATTTCACGAATATCTTGACTGTAAAAAGTAGGTAATTTATGATTTAGCATCGAGATGTTTTCGACTGGTAAAATTTCAATTAAATTATAATCTTGTTCAAATTCTTCTTTAAAATCTTCGTGAAATTTATCCCACCAATCTGCAAAATAACACTTACTTCCAGTTGCATAAGTGAAAAAAGCTAACGTTTTTTTGGATGGATCTTGTACTAATTCGGATAAAATTTTCTTCCCATTATCAACCTCTTTCTCTGATAATTTTAGATCTAATTTTGGATATTCTGTTTCAATTTTATGATCCGTTACATTTTCGATAAATTTTCTGAATTGATAAACAGGAATTTTACCTAAATGAACTTGTTCATTAGAATTCAAATCATTCAAAAATTCGTTACCGAATAATTTATATTTTGCACGGGCAACTTTTGTTGAGATACGACCAGAAGCTGATTCTTCGTGAACATTTATGACTAAATCGTATTTATTACCACGAATTTTAATCCAAACTTTAATATAATCAATCAGTTCCTTAAAAGGTTTGCGTGGTAATTTTATAATCTGATTGACTTGTGGATAATTTTCAAAAACGACATGTGAAACTCCTCCTTTTACAAATAAATCAATCGTAACATTGGGATTAAATTTTACAATCTCTTGTACTAAAGGAGTAATTAACAAGGTATTTCCTAAACGTTGATTGGGTCTTGAAATTAATACACGATCAATTTTCAGGTTTTGATAAGGAATCTTTTGGTAAGATTCATAGTTTTGAACATTGCCAGTTAACGATTTCATAATCGTTCGGCGGTAATGATTAATTTTACTCTTAAAACTCATTGTTTTAAACTGCGGATGCTTTTAATTTTTGTATGCTTAAAATCAAGTATAATTACTTAAAAATTACTCCATGATTGATGTAGTAAAATAACGACGAAGAATTGAATTTGTTATACAAAAAAACGACATAGTTTGTTATTTATTTTAATTCCTATTAAATCCTCATTTTCAGTTTATTCCAAAAAAAATAAGCTCATAAAGAGCTTACCATAAATTATTTAGTTTTCGTTGGACGAACTTCAATTTTACTTGGAAGAACATTAGGATTCATTTTTAATAAATCTACAACCATTTGTCCTAAATCTTCAGGTTGAATTTTCCAACCGTCATTATCATTCGGAACATGTTCATTGAAATGCGAAGTTACTGAACCTGGCATAATTGTCGTACACTTGATATCGTAATTTCTTAAATCCAACATTGCAGCTTGCGTAAAACCGACAACCCCGAATTTTGATGCATTGTAACCAGCCCCTTGAGCAAAAAAGTTTGTTCCAGCCAAAGAAGCAATAGAAATATAATACCCTTTGTTGGCTTTTAATTGATCAACCGTAGCTTTCATTGTATGAAAAACTCCAGTTAAATTTGTATCAATCATCGCATTCCAATCTTCCAAAGAAAGTTCATCAACAGGCGCGAATTTTCCTAAACCAGCATTTGCAATTACAATATCTAACTGACCAAATTCAGAAACAATTAATTCAACCGCTTTAACCTCATCTTCAAAATTTCTTACATCAGATTGAATTGCTAAAACATTTGTTGAACCTAAATCAGCCTTAGCTTTTTCTACATCTTCAATATTACGGCCAGAGATAGCAACTTTAACACCATTCTCTAATAAAGATTTTGCAATCCCAAAACCAATTCCTTTTGTCCCTCCTGTGATATAAGCGACTTTATTTTCTATCGTTTGCATTTTTTATTATTTTAATAAATTCCACTTTTTATTCATGCGGTATATATAACCACCTTTCCATTTTCCATCGTGTATATAAATCGCATCGTAACCTAAAGTTTTAATGTCATTTTTAGATATTTGATTCATAGGTTTAGTATTAAATTCTGCTGACCAAAATGGCGTTTTTGCAGGTACACGATAAAAATAATCAAAATCGTAATCAGTAAATCCGAAAGGATCTTTTGGGCCACCTAAACCATAAATATCGCTACCAACTTTCTTATTGTTGATTGCCATTACACGAACATTTCCTTCTGGTGATATTAATCGAAAAACATCATCTTGTACACCATCTGCAAAAAAATCACCTTTCAATGCAAAGACTTTATAAGAGGTAGCTAAATAATAATCTTTTAAAGCTGGATGTTTAGCAATTTTACTTTCTGCTTGTTTGATGAATTGACTTTGCTCTGTTAAATAACCATCAAAAACATATACACCTTTTGGATCGTAACTTTCTGTAAAACTTGGATCAATGATAATTTGTGTTGATTTGCCATCAATTTTCACCCAATTTCCGCTGATTGATTTACCATCATCTTTAATCACTAAAGGATCTGATTTTTCAATCACTTTAACTTGGTATCCGTACGGAATCTTACCTATCTTTTGTCCACTAATCTTGGTTCTTACAGTTAAACCTTCTACTGCATTTACATGATAAATTCCTTGTGCCGATAGCATTGTTCCTATCGACATGAATAAAACTAAAAGTTTGTTTTTCATTTTTTTTAATAAAAAAGCTCCTTTTGAAAGGAGCTTTAAAAATCAATTTTTATTATTTAAAATTTGGCTTTCTTTTCTCTACGAAAGCTGTTGTTCCTTCCTTGAAATCTTCTTCTTCAAAAAGGTTACCAAAACTTTCGATTTCTATCGCAAATCCATTTTCTTTGTCTGAAGCATTAATTGCATTAATTGCCTGACTAATTGCAATTGAAGAGTTTCGCGTGATTTTACCAGCAATTTCTTTTGCTCGATTGATTAATTCTGCTTGCTCAACAACTTCATTTACTAAGCCAATTTGTTCTGCCTTTTCAGCAGTAAACATATCTGCTGTCATAATGGCCTGCATTGCACGTCCTTTTCCTATTAATTTTGGCAAACGTTGTGTTCCTCCATAACCTGGTATTAAACCTAACGTTACTTCTGGTAAACCTAATTTCGCATTCGTTGATGCAATACGGAAATGAGCCGCCATTGCTAACTCTAATCCGCCACCTAAAGCAAATCCGTTAACTGCGGCAATGACAGGTTTAGTAAAATTCTCAATTTTATCGAAAACTCTTTCTTGACC containing:
- a CDS encoding GLPGLI family protein, which codes for MKYFNLLFLLPIISFSQEKFKAEYKVRNFVSVTNTTPEKAKKLEEAFSKPKFFELLVDKNQCLSKEVQRIDNSQNNSTIIDYIDGNVTDVETYLNLELNKKLITKNVDGKFYLVSDDVNKEDWVITKESKLINGFKSYKATLLKEPYTIEAWFTKEIKTKCGPNGYSNLPGLIVEVKSVFTDKPSTYSTVKLETIKLDSKLSIKEPSKGIRMTNVEFKEFINDYYRKIDEKYKQMQSQGVDRK
- a CDS encoding glycosyltransferase family 9 protein; translated protein: MSFKSKINHYRRTIMKSLTGNVQNYESYQKIPYQNLKIDRVLISRPNQRLGNTLLITPLVQEIVKFNPNVTIDLFVKGGVSHVVFENYPQVNQIIKLPRKPFKELIDYIKVWIKIRGNKYDLVINVHEESASGRISTKVARAKYKLFGNEFLNDLNSNEQVHLGKIPVYQFRKFIENVTDHKIETEYPKLDLKLSEKEVDNGKKILSELVQDPSKKTLAFFTYATGSKCYFADWWDKFHEDFKEEFEQDYNLIEILPVENISMLNHKLPTFYSQDIREIASVMDNCELLVAADSGMMHLGCATSTRNLGLFKSGNTEKYKPYGKGNAMALVTDTSSEGLVNKMKEILNYQN
- a CDS encoding SDR family oxidoreductase; its protein translation is MQTIENKVAYITGGTKGIGFGIAKSLLENGVKVAISGRNIEDVEKAKADLGSTNVLAIQSDVRNFEDEVKAVELIVSEFGQLDIVIANAGLGKFAPVDELSLEDWNAMIDTNLTGVFHTMKATVDQLKANKGYYISIASLAGTNFFAQGAGYNASKFGVVGFTQAAMLDLRNYDIKCTTIMPGSVTSHFNEHVPNDNDGWKIQPEDLGQMVVDLLKMNPNVLPSKIEVRPTKTK
- a CDS encoding SH3 domain-containing protein, which produces MKNKLLVLFMSIGTMLSAQGIYHVNAVEGLTVRTKISGQKIGKIPYGYQVKVIEKSDPLVIKDDGKSISGNWVKIDGKSTQIIIDPSFTESYDPKGVYVFDGYLTEQSQFIKQAESKIAKHPALKDYYLATSYKVFALKGDFFADGVQDDVFRLISPEGNVRVMAINNKKVGSDIYGLGGPKDPFGFTDYDFDYFYRVPAKTPFWSAEFNTKPMNQISKNDIKTLGYDAIYIHDGKWKGGYIYRMNKKWNLLK
- a CDS encoding enoyl-CoA hydratase/isomerase family protein, producing MSYENLLVEIENRIAVVTLNRPQALNALNKGLLEDLSTFFDEAKSNDNIRAVILTGAGEKSFVAGADIKEFASFNAEEGKELAGKGQERVFDKIENFTKPVIAAVNGFALGGGLELAMAAHFRIASTNAKLGLPEVTLGLIPGYGGTQRLPKLIGKGRAMQAIMTADMFTAEKAEQIGLVNEVVEQAELINRAKEIAGKITRNSSIAISQAINAINASDKENGFAIEIESFGNLFEEEDFKEGTTAFVEKRKPNFK